TCGACGATTTCCCTATCCAACTTACCTTCCTCAGCCTCTTCGCGGAGGATTGAAAAGGCTTTTTCCTTGGTCATCGCTTTACGGTACGGCCGATCCGTAATCAGCGCATCATAGATGTCCACCACTCCCATTACACGGGCAGCCATGGAGATCTCATCTCCCTTGAGACCATCCGGATACCCTGAACCATCCAGTTTTTCGTGGTGATGTCGGATTACCTCCAGAGCTGGACCCAGGTTTTTCATTAGAGGCAGACATATTTTATACCCCTCATCAGGGTGACTCTTCATAATGTCCCATTCATCGGGATCGAGTGGGCCTGGCTTATTCAAGATTTCACCAGGCACTGCGATCTTGCCAATGTCGTGCAGAGCACCCCCGAACCTTAATGCTTCAAGCTCTCGTCCTGTCATCCCTAACTTTTTTCCCAGGCTGACTGCCATATTAGAGACCCTCTCCACATGTCCCTGAGTATATGTGTCTTTGGCTTCAACTGTGTTTGCAAGGGAAAAAAGAATATTTTCAATACTGGCCAAATTACTGTTAAGCCTTTTTAACTTAATTAGGGATCTTGTCCTGGCGAGCAACTCCGTTTTATTAGGTGGTTTGGTAAGGAAATCATCTGCGCCAGCCTCTATCCCTTTTATTTTAGACTCTACATCGTCCAGGGCAGTCACCATAATCACAGGAATCAGGCGTGTGGCCTCACTTCCTTTCAAACGCCGGCACACCTCATAGCCATCCATTCGTGGCATCATGATGTCTAATAATATCAGATCCAAATCGACCTTCTTGACTATGGACAAGGCCTCCTCCCCATTAGATGCCTTAAAGACCTCATAATTTAAAGGCCGAAGCAAAGCATCCAACAGTTTTACGTTTCGCGGCTCATCATCG
The nucleotide sequence above comes from Deltaproteobacteria bacterium. Encoded proteins:
- a CDS encoding diguanylate cyclase, whose translation is MDLALEELYKKETGAPFTDGLTGLLNHGFFQITLEREVKRSERHGEPFTLALIDIDSFALFNKRHGSVEGDRVLKEIVDLTMKNIRQVDLAARYSGDVFAVILIKSNTQSALIAVERIRQAVEKLPDEAPTVSVGLASYPGDATNGETLIKKAQEALLQAKIRGKNRVCFLEKQTEPANDGAPKVLVVDDEPRNVKLLDALLRPLNYEVFKASNGEEALSIVKKVDLDLILLDIMMPRMDGYEVCRRLKGSEATRLIPVIMVTALDDVESKIKGIEAGADDFLTKPPNKTELLARTRSLIKLKRLNSNLASIENILFSLANTVEAKDTYTQGHVERVSNMAVSLGKKLGMTGRELEALRFGGALHDIGKIAVPGEILNKPGPLDPDEWDIMKSHPDEGYKICLPLMKNLGPALEVIRHHHEKLDGSGYPDGLKGDEISMAARVMGVVDIYDALITDRPYRKAMTKEKAFSILREEAEEGKLDREIVECLIELVNR